Proteins encoded by one window of Halichondria panicea chromosome 8, odHalPani1.1, whole genome shotgun sequence:
- the LOC135339385 gene encoding T-box transcription factor TBX5-like isoform X1, whose translation MEGDSMSGDSSSAGPSPTVQEREDISDGSSVAANQPDPDIGKSITIPETGTVLTNYTNTAESVATNGTKVILHGRDLWSEFHKCTTEMIITKAGRRMFPVVKCSVAGLNPTDKYAIVMDIIPVGDNRYKFHDSEWVITGKAEPMGSERGRLYVHPDSPATGAVWEKQLITFQKCKITNNHLDQLNYVILNSMHKYQPRIHIVKTNEDQTFSMQQKVSENFSTHLFPETQFMSVTAYQNQQITQLKIKYNPFAKGFRGSELCGSSRRPSSTSSPPPFDSPGFVDPSRSTMWQEMTFPQQPTMLGPHQQALIYRSDGLTAYQPVASGLALANTRYNPVQASGYHIGQLPGTTTTSSLQHLAHIPAQSYYIGANTPPNAGQHQASFQSRQHLQGLTYGQVVAAGGSPQGYISGTPPLATTTSALTSYNVGYGHLTTTSSYTQPAGNLSLMPPSVAPPPSYDTTPPDSYSSPHPQPNTPSRQWSSQSYQ comes from the exons ATGGAAG GTGATTCAATGTCGGGAGATTCATCCTCGGCTGGCCCCAGTCCCACTGTACAAGAGAGAGAAGATATCTCTGATGGCAGCTCTGTGGCGGCCAATCAGCCTGACCCAG ATATTGGTAAAAGCATAACAATACCTGAGACTGGAACTGTTTTAACGAACTACACCAATACAGCTGAGTCTGTGGCCACTAACGGTACAAAGGTCATTCTCCACGGCCGAGACCTGTGGTCAGAGTTCCACAAGTGCACCACGGAGATGATAATAACCAAAGCAGGAAG ACGAATGTTTCCGGTGGTGAAATGCAGTGTAGCCGGACTTAACCCCACTGATAAGTACGCAATAGTGATGGATATTATACCAGTTGGAGATAATCGATATAAGTTCCACGACTCTGAGTGGGTTATAACGGGTAAGGCGGAGCCTATGGGAAGTGAGAGGGGGCGGTTATACGTTCACCCGGACAGTCCAGCAACAGGCGCTGTTTGGGAGAAACAATTGATCACATTTCAGAAGTGCAAGATTACAAACAATCATCTTGACCAACTTAATTAT GTCATTTTAAACTCCATGCACAAGTATCAACCTCGTATCCACATCGTTAAGACAAATGAAGACCAGACATTTTCAATGCAGCAGAAAGTCAGCGAGAATTTCAGTACACATCTCTTCCCGGAGACACAATTCATGTCTGTCACAGCCTACCAGAACCAACAG ATCACTCAACTCAAGATCAAGTACAATCCCTTTGCCAAAGGATTCAGAGGCTCAGAACTGTGTGGATCTTCAAGACG ACCAAGCTCCACCTCTAGCCCACCCCCCTTTGATTCACCAGGCTTTGTCGACCCTTCACGATCCACTATGTGGCAGGAGATGACCTTTCCTCAACAACCGACAATGCTAG GTCCTCACCAACAAGCACTCATCTACAGAAGCGACGGCCTCACAGCCTACCAACCTGTCGCTAGCGGTCTCGCTCTAGCCAACACAAGATACAATCCAGTACAAGCCAGTGGCTATCATATCGGACAACTACCGGGCACCACGACAACGTCCTCATTGCAACACTTGGCACATATACCAGCGCAATCTTATTATATCGGAGCAAACACTCCGCCCAATGCAGGACAACATCAAGCGTCCTTCCAGTCACGACAACACCTACAGGGACTAACGTATGGGCAAGTAGTGGCAGCTGGTGGGTCGCCCCAAGGATATATATCAGGTACCCCACCGTTGGCGACGACAACAAGTGCTCTCACCAGCTACAACGTCGGCTATGGACATTTAACCACCACCTCTTCCTACACACAGCCAGCTGGGAATCTGTCGTTAATGCCGCCTTCTGTAGCTCCACCCCCTAGTTACGACACCACACCTCCTGATTCCTACTCCTCACCTCACCCTCAACCGAACACTCCTAGTCGACAATGGAGTTCACAAAGCTACCAGTGA
- the LOC135339385 gene encoding T-box transcription factor TBX5-A-like isoform X2 → MEGDSMSGDSSSAGPSPTVQEREDISDGSSVAANQPDPAESVATNGTKVILHGRDLWSEFHKCTTEMIITKAGRRMFPVVKCSVAGLNPTDKYAIVMDIIPVGDNRYKFHDSEWVITGKAEPMGSERGRLYVHPDSPATGAVWEKQLITFQKCKITNNHLDQLNYVILNSMHKYQPRIHIVKTNEDQTFSMQQKVSENFSTHLFPETQFMSVTAYQNQQITQLKIKYNPFAKGFRGSELCGSSRRPSSTSSPPPFDSPGFVDPSRSTMWQEMTFPQQPTMLGPHQQALIYRSDGLTAYQPVASGLALANTRYNPVQASGYHIGQLPGTTTTSSLQHLAHIPAQSYYIGANTPPNAGQHQASFQSRQHLQGLTYGQVVAAGGSPQGYISGTPPLATTTSALTSYNVGYGHLTTTSSYTQPAGNLSLMPPSVAPPPSYDTTPPDSYSSPHPQPNTPSRQWSSQSYQ, encoded by the exons ATGGAAG GTGATTCAATGTCGGGAGATTCATCCTCGGCTGGCCCCAGTCCCACTGTACAAGAGAGAGAAGATATCTCTGATGGCAGCTCTGTGGCGGCCAATCAGCCTGACCCAG CTGAGTCTGTGGCCACTAACGGTACAAAGGTCATTCTCCACGGCCGAGACCTGTGGTCAGAGTTCCACAAGTGCACCACGGAGATGATAATAACCAAAGCAGGAAG ACGAATGTTTCCGGTGGTGAAATGCAGTGTAGCCGGACTTAACCCCACTGATAAGTACGCAATAGTGATGGATATTATACCAGTTGGAGATAATCGATATAAGTTCCACGACTCTGAGTGGGTTATAACGGGTAAGGCGGAGCCTATGGGAAGTGAGAGGGGGCGGTTATACGTTCACCCGGACAGTCCAGCAACAGGCGCTGTTTGGGAGAAACAATTGATCACATTTCAGAAGTGCAAGATTACAAACAATCATCTTGACCAACTTAATTAT GTCATTTTAAACTCCATGCACAAGTATCAACCTCGTATCCACATCGTTAAGACAAATGAAGACCAGACATTTTCAATGCAGCAGAAAGTCAGCGAGAATTTCAGTACACATCTCTTCCCGGAGACACAATTCATGTCTGTCACAGCCTACCAGAACCAACAG ATCACTCAACTCAAGATCAAGTACAATCCCTTTGCCAAAGGATTCAGAGGCTCAGAACTGTGTGGATCTTCAAGACG ACCAAGCTCCACCTCTAGCCCACCCCCCTTTGATTCACCAGGCTTTGTCGACCCTTCACGATCCACTATGTGGCAGGAGATGACCTTTCCTCAACAACCGACAATGCTAG GTCCTCACCAACAAGCACTCATCTACAGAAGCGACGGCCTCACAGCCTACCAACCTGTCGCTAGCGGTCTCGCTCTAGCCAACACAAGATACAATCCAGTACAAGCCAGTGGCTATCATATCGGACAACTACCGGGCACCACGACAACGTCCTCATTGCAACACTTGGCACATATACCAGCGCAATCTTATTATATCGGAGCAAACACTCCGCCCAATGCAGGACAACATCAAGCGTCCTTCCAGTCACGACAACACCTACAGGGACTAACGTATGGGCAAGTAGTGGCAGCTGGTGGGTCGCCCCAAGGATATATATCAGGTACCCCACCGTTGGCGACGACAACAAGTGCTCTCACCAGCTACAACGTCGGCTATGGACATTTAACCACCACCTCTTCCTACACACAGCCAGCTGGGAATCTGTCGTTAATGCCGCCTTCTGTAGCTCCACCCCCTAGTTACGACACCACACCTCCTGATTCCTACTCCTCACCTCACCCTCAACCGAACACTCCTAGTCGACAATGGAGTTCACAAAGCTACCAGTGA
- the LOC135339396 gene encoding aflatoxin B1 aldehyde reductase member 2-like isoform X1, which yields MASSMRTVLGAMELGRSSLVKEESCFAFLDAFLATGGNEIDTALLYSGGQSEKMIGRYLATTNNKTQLKIATKAHPKLHEKRFTREGVVGQLTTSLSSLSVPSVDIFYLHAPDHDTPIEETLEAVQQLYTDGKFKELGLSNFASWEVANVYQICKNRGWVLPTVYQGMYNPITRMVETELIPCLRYFGIRFYAYNPLVGGMMTGRYKLSDIDKPQDGRFWTVGGKMTEMYRDRFWRESVFRGVECVRGALDECYGVGVVSLVRAAFRWLNHHSQLRPEHGDAVIIGCSKVEHLLANLEACKEGPLHKGVVEAIDKAWEMDKHNCVRYYR from the exons ATGGCCTCTTCAATGCGGACTGTATTGGGAGCTATGGAGTTAGGAAGAAGCAGTCTAGTCAAGGAAGAGAGT TGCTTTGCCTTCCTCGATGCATTCCTCGCCACTGGAGGAAACGAGATTGACACTGCATTGCT ATACTCTGGAGGCCAGtcggagaagatgattggtcGCTACCTTGCTACTACCAACAACAAG acaCAGTTGAAGATAGCCACTAAAGCCCATCCTAAGTTACATGAGAAGAGATTCACTCGGGAGGGTGTGGTCGGTCAACTGACCACCTCCCTCTCCAGTCTGAGCGTGCCCAGTGTGGACATCTTCTACCTCCACGCCCCCGACCATGACACGCCCATAGAGGAGACGCTGGAGGCAGTGCAGCAGCTGTACactg ACGGCAAGTTCAAGGAGCTTGGACTCTCTAACTTTGCCTCGTGGGAGGTTGCCAACGTGTACCAGATATGCAAGAACAGGGGATGGGTCCTGCCCACCGTCTACCAGGGAATGTACAACCCCATAACAAG aATGGTGGAAACAGAGCTTATTCCGTGCTTGAGATATTTCGGCATACGTTTCTACGCCTACAATCCG CTGGTTGGTGGAATGATGACAGGCCGCTACAAACTCTCCGATATAGACAAACCTCAAGACGGAAGGTTTTGGACGGTGGGAGGAAAAATGACTGAAAT gtaCAGGGATCGTTTCTGGCGTGAGAGTGTGTTCCgaggtgtggagtgtgtgaggggtgctCTGGACGAGTGTtatggagtgggtgtggtcagtctcGTACGTGCTGCCTTCAGGTGGCTCAACCATCACTCTCAACTCCGCCCAGAACACGGAG ATGCTGTGATCATTGGTTGCAGCAAGGTGGAGCATTTGCTTGCCAACCTGGAGGCTTGCAAGGAGGGGCCTCTACACAAAG gtGTTGTGGAGGCTATAGACAAGGCCTGGGAGATGGACAAGCACAACTGTGTCAGATACTATCGCTAG
- the LOC135339396 gene encoding aflatoxin B1 aldehyde reductase member 2-like isoform X2, which translates to MIGRYLATTNNKTQLKIATKAHPKLHEKRFTREGVVGQLTTSLSSLSVPSVDIFYLHAPDHDTPIEETLEAVQQLYTDGKFKELGLSNFASWEVANVYQICKNRGWVLPTVYQGMYNPITRMVETELIPCLRYFGIRFYAYNPLVGGMMTGRYKLSDIDKPQDGRFWTVGGKMTEMYRDRFWRESVFRGVECVRGALDECYGVGVVSLVRAAFRWLNHHSQLRPEHGDAVIIGCSKVEHLLANLEACKEGPLHKGVVEAIDKAWEMDKHNCVRYYR; encoded by the exons atgattggtcGCTACCTTGCTACTACCAACAACAAG acaCAGTTGAAGATAGCCACTAAAGCCCATCCTAAGTTACATGAGAAGAGATTCACTCGGGAGGGTGTGGTCGGTCAACTGACCACCTCCCTCTCCAGTCTGAGCGTGCCCAGTGTGGACATCTTCTACCTCCACGCCCCCGACCATGACACGCCCATAGAGGAGACGCTGGAGGCAGTGCAGCAGCTGTACactg ACGGCAAGTTCAAGGAGCTTGGACTCTCTAACTTTGCCTCGTGGGAGGTTGCCAACGTGTACCAGATATGCAAGAACAGGGGATGGGTCCTGCCCACCGTCTACCAGGGAATGTACAACCCCATAACAAG aATGGTGGAAACAGAGCTTATTCCGTGCTTGAGATATTTCGGCATACGTTTCTACGCCTACAATCCG CTGGTTGGTGGAATGATGACAGGCCGCTACAAACTCTCCGATATAGACAAACCTCAAGACGGAAGGTTTTGGACGGTGGGAGGAAAAATGACTGAAAT gtaCAGGGATCGTTTCTGGCGTGAGAGTGTGTTCCgaggtgtggagtgtgtgaggggtgctCTGGACGAGTGTtatggagtgggtgtggtcagtctcGTACGTGCTGCCTTCAGGTGGCTCAACCATCACTCTCAACTCCGCCCAGAACACGGAG ATGCTGTGATCATTGGTTGCAGCAAGGTGGAGCATTTGCTTGCCAACCTGGAGGCTTGCAAGGAGGGGCCTCTACACAAAG gtGTTGTGGAGGCTATAGACAAGGCCTGGGAGATGGACAAGCACAACTGTGTCAGATACTATCGCTAG